A window from Malacoplasma iowae encodes these proteins:
- a CDS encoding MG_279/MG_280 family protein — protein sequence MVNMVRKLTKTVVLGVGTIVLGAVCTVGAVGLYFKEDAVKFYTQIRNEVQSISSTLDDGIDQFNTTIDKVEKLPGELKTEFGKYKENFDDIAKKLEEQAEQIESQKPKSSIANGSDSNPSSQLKELAKQIREAGDKISQGVDSISDSVGSVTNSEIVTQIKTFLNTVKTDYLPKVNQIIAQVTPEKFSEYYGFGATVMVATSGSILGLGLLSGLLTFGLYKNVDGKLVRKSSQKSELTSHIKYILKKYPEIKEKIIDEF from the coding sequence ATGGTAAATATGGTTAGGAAACTTACAAAAACTGTGGTACTAGGTGTTGGTACAATAGTTTTAGGTGCTGTCTGTACTGTTGGGGCAGTTGGATTGTACTTTAAAGAAGATGCTGTTAAATTTTATACGCAAATAAGAAATGAAGTTCAAAGTATTTCATCTACATTGGATGATGGAATAGATCAATTTAATACAACTATTGATAAGGTTGAAAAATTACCAGGAGAACTTAAAACAGAGTTTGGAAAATATAAAGAGAATTTTGATGATATTGCTAAAAAATTAGAAGAACAAGCTGAACAAATAGAATCTCAAAAACCTAAGTCTTCTATTGCTAATGGGTCTGATTCTAATCCTTCTTCTCAACTTAAGGAGTTAGCAAAACAAATAAGAGAAGCAGGTGATAAAATTTCTCAAGGTGTTGACTCTATTTCTGATAGTGTTGGTTCTGTTACGAATAGTGAGATAGTTACGCAAATAAAAACATTTTTAAACACTGTTAAAACTGACTACTTACCAAAGGTTAATCAAATAATTGCACAAGTAACTCCAGAAAAATTTAGTGAGTATTATGGTTTTGGAGCTACTGTAATGGTTGCAACTTCTGGTTCTATTCTAGGTTTAGGATTATTGTCAGGTTTACTTACATTTGGTTTATATAAAAATGTAGATGGAAAATTAGTAAGAAAATCTAGTCAAAAAAGTGAGTTAACAAGTCATATAAAATATATTCTTAAAAAATATCCAGAAATAAAAGAAAAAATAATTGATGAATTCTAA
- the truB gene encoding tRNA pseudouridine(55) synthase TruB produces MNSNNKNIIVVNKPKGVTSFWVVNFIKRKFKYKKVGHAGTLDPNATGVLVLGINEGTKELSNLLLDNKEYIATIQFGYRTDSYDTEGKIIDKTTNKVSFKEIENYLSSFQNVEIYQTPPIYSAIKINGKKLYEYARENKPVDIEQRKVKIIENEILSFDVENQILKIRLLVSKGFYIRSFANDIGLALNNFATLIDLQRTKSGEFSLDDAINVDWNMS; encoded by the coding sequence ATGAATTCTAATAATAAAAACATTATTGTTGTTAATAAACCAAAAGGGGTTACATCCTTTTGGGTTGTTAATTTTATAAAAAGAAAATTTAAGTATAAAAAAGTTGGACATGCTGGAACCCTTGATCCTAATGCTACTGGTGTATTAGTGTTAGGAATAAATGAAGGGACAAAGGAATTGTCCAATCTTTTATTGGATAACAAAGAATATATTGCAACAATTCAATTTGGGTATAGAACAGATTCATATGATACAGAAGGAAAAATCATAGATAAAACAACTAATAAAGTAAGTTTTAAAGAAATAGAAAATTACCTTTCAAGTTTTCAAAATGTGGAAATTTACCAAACTCCACCAATTTATTCTGCTATTAAAATTAATGGTAAAAAACTTTATGAATATGCTAGAGAAAATAAACCAGTTGATATAGAACAAAGAAAAGTAAAAATAATAGAAAATGAAATTTTAAGTTTTGACGTTGAGAATCAGATATTGAAAATAAGATTGCTTGTATCTAAAGGTTTTTATATAAGAAGTTTTGCTAATGATATTGGTTTAGCCTTAAATAATTTTGCAACATTAATAGACTTACAAAGAACTAAAAGTGGAGAATTTAGTTTGGATGATGCAATTAATGTAGATTGAAATATGAGTTAA
- a CDS encoding ABC-F family ATP-binding cassette domain-containing protein, with product MSIIDVRNLTHSFGEKDVFKSAEFKLMAKEHIGLVGENGKGKSTFMKIIANKLMPDEGDIYLHPKIKIGYMDQHTELKSGETIFETLRHAFDWMSKKEEEMIKIYENLENIDEQNYDKELTRAGDIQNMLIYNGYYEIEEKIKQVASGLGVDSFGYDTLVDDLSGGQRTKILLTKLLLESPDVMLLDEPTNFLDEKHIEWLKNYLLNYENAFVLISHDLEFLNAVINVVYHFENHKLVRYKGNYENFKKVYELEKEKLIKAYDRQQDQIKKMETFIAKNKARASTTGRASSRQKMLDKIVRIELPNENKKSEFSFKECKAPTKNVLATTNLVTGYDKPLSKEININLLRGEKIVIVGANGIGKSTLLKSLIKDIKPISGKIEIGDYVLFGYFRQEEKYDNISCYEYAWEHFPYDKKTQQYIRKELAKVGLNKTHIDSKINSLSGGEQAKLRLAVLINNDSNVLVLDEPTNHLDKDSKDNLKKALQDYKGTLIFVCHEPEFYNDVATHVYDATNWSLKK from the coding sequence ATGTCTATTATTGATGTAAGGAATCTTACTCATTCTTTTGGCGAAAAAGATGTTTTCAAAAGTGCTGAATTCAAACTTATGGCTAAAGAACATATTGGACTAGTTGGGGAAAATGGAAAGGGTAAATCAACCTTTATGAAAATAATAGCTAATAAGTTGATGCCTGATGAGGGTGATATTTATCTACATCCTAAAATAAAAATTGGATATATGGATCAACATACAGAACTTAAATCTGGAGAAACTATTTTTGAAACATTAAGACATGCTTTTGATTGAATGTCTAAAAAAGAAGAAGAAATGATAAAGATTTATGAAAATCTTGAAAATATAGATGAGCAAAATTATGATAAAGAATTAACAAGAGCTGGTGACATCCAAAATATGCTTATATATAATGGCTATTATGAAATAGAAGAAAAGATAAAACAGGTAGCAAGCGGACTTGGTGTTGATAGTTTTGGATATGATACATTAGTGGATGACTTATCAGGAGGCCAAAGAACAAAAATTCTTTTAACCAAACTATTATTAGAAAGTCCTGATGTTATGTTGCTTGATGAACCTACTAACTTTTTAGATGAAAAACATATTGAGTGATTAAAAAATTATTTATTAAATTATGAAAATGCTTTTGTGTTAATTTCTCATGATCTTGAATTTTTAAATGCAGTAATTAATGTTGTATATCATTTTGAAAATCATAAATTAGTTAGATATAAAGGCAATTATGAGAATTTCAAAAAAGTTTATGAACTTGAAAAAGAAAAGCTTATAAAAGCTTATGATAGACAACAAGATCAAATTAAAAAAATGGAAACTTTTATTGCTAAAAATAAAGCCAGAGCATCTACAACTGGAAGAGCAAGCTCTAGACAAAAAATGTTAGACAAAATAGTTAGAATTGAGCTTCCTAATGAAAACAAGAAATCAGAGTTTAGTTTTAAAGAGTGTAAAGCACCAACAAAAAATGTTTTAGCTACCACAAACCTTGTTACAGGATATGACAAACCACTTTCAAAAGAAATTAATATAAATCTTTTAAGAGGTGAAAAAATAGTTATAGTTGGGGCTAATGGTATTGGTAAATCTACTTTATTAAAAAGTTTGATAAAAGATATAAAACCAATATCTGGAAAAATTGAAATTGGTGATTATGTTTTATTTGGTTATTTTAGACAAGAAGAAAAATATGATAACATATCTTGTTATGAATATGCTTGAGAACATTTTCCTTATGATAAAAAAACTCAACAGTACATAAGAAAAGAATTAGCAAAAGTTGGTTTAAATAAAACACATATTGATTCTAAAATTAATAGTTTAAGTGGTGGTGAGCAAGCAAAATTAAGACTTGCTGTTTTAATTAATAATGATTCAAACGTTTTGGTTCTTGATGAACCAACAAATCACTTAGATAAAGATTCAAAAGACAATTTGAAAAAAGCACTTCAAGATTACAAAGGTACACTAATATTTGTTTGCCATGAACCTGAATTTTATAATGATGTAGCAACACATGTTTATGATGCAACTAATTGATCTTTAAAAAAATAA
- a CDS encoding alpha/beta fold hydrolase, whose translation MDIKLNVEGFVYNQEENKNKQKVFLIHGFGIDHRCFYYFIKQNPQYEIHAVNIPGMHSNEDTKIKKRNLKMKCIANAIAEYIKEKNLTDLILIGHSLGGALAIIINSLLPEKTIKKLILLAPYNITSLPKIVDKPFYMHFKSKASFERLQDITFHNYQKVKENINSDIYFSEVTKFVKKNKQNLITIAVEMIRPTFFKLIDNSLKTVNIPMYLWLGEYDTFVENKFTLRHFSKFVKNFKYDVFKNCGHAFFAENFKDFNDKVAEAINEDE comes from the coding sequence ATGGATATAAAACTTAATGTAGAAGGATTTGTTTATAACCAAGAAGAAAACAAAAACAAGCAAAAAGTTTTTTTAATACATGGATTTGGAATAGATCATCGTTGTTTTTATTATTTTATCAAGCAAAACCCCCAGTATGAAATACATGCTGTAAATATTCCTGGAATGCATAGTAACGAAGACACTAAAATAAAAAAAAGAAATTTAAAAATGAAGTGTATAGCTAATGCAATTGCAGAATATATAAAAGAAAAAAATTTAACAGATTTAATATTGATAGGTCATTCACTTGGTGGTGCATTAGCAATAATTATTAATAGTTTATTACCAGAAAAAACTATAAAAAAATTGATTTTACTTGCTCCATATAACATCACTTCTTTACCAAAAATAGTAGATAAACCGTTTTATATGCACTTTAAAAGCAAAGCAAGTTTTGAAAGATTACAAGATATAACTTTTCACAACTATCAAAAAGTTAAAGAAAACATAAATTCAGACATATATTTTTCAGAAGTTACAAAATTTGTTAAGAAAAATAAACAAAATTTAATAACAATAGCTGTTGAAATGATAAGACCTACTTTTTTTAAACTTATAGATAATTCATTAAAAACAGTTAATATCCCAATGTATTTATGACTTGGTGAATATGACACATTTGTTGAAAATAAGTTTACACTAAGGCATTTTTCAAAATTTGTAAAAAATTTTAAATATGATGTATTTAAAAATTGTGGTCATGCTTTTTTTGCTGAGAATTTTAAAGATTTTAATGACAAAGTTGCTGAGGCTATAAATGAAGATGAATAA
- a CDS encoding superoxide dismutase, producing MYKLPLLGMNYDDLEPHIDAQTMEIHYTKHHQAYVDNLNAAIEKHPELDNKPLKELLLNFDKIPADIKGAIQNHGGGHHNHSLFWLILKKNGGAKPTGKLLEMINRDLGSFENFKEQFETHAKSKFGSGWAWLVINKDNKLEVTSTSNQDSPLMFGQKPVLGLDVWEHAYYLKYQNRRIDYIKEFWNVINWENVLKFVEDALVIECDK from the coding sequence ATGTACAAACTACCATTATTAGGAATGAATTATGACGATTTAGAACCACATATTGATGCACAAACAATGGAAATACATTACACAAAGCATCACCAAGCTTATGTTGATAATTTAAATGCTGCAATAGAAAAACATCCAGAATTGGATAATAAACCGTTAAAAGAACTTCTTTTAAATTTTGACAAAATACCTGCAGACATTAAAGGTGCTATTCAAAACCATGGTGGAGGTCATCACAATCATTCATTATTTTGACTTATTTTAAAGAAAAACGGTGGTGCAAAACCAACTGGTAAATTATTAGAAATGATAAATAGAGATTTAGGTTCATTTGAAAATTTCAAAGAACAATTCGAAACACATGCTAAATCAAAATTTGGTAGTGGATGAGCATGACTTGTAATTAACAAAGATAATAAACTAGAAGTTACAAGCACAAGTAATCAAGACTCACCATTAATGTTCGGACAAAAACCTGTTTTAGGTTTAGATGTTTGAGAACATGCTTACTACTTAAAATATCAAAACAGAAGAATTGACTATATTAAAGAATTCTGAAATGTTATTAATTGAGAAAATGTTTTAAAATTTGTAGAAGACGCACTAGTTATAGAGTGTGACAAATAA
- a CDS encoding ABC transporter ATP-binding protein — protein MSFIKIENINLEYDKKNKIIENLSIDIDKGEFISIIGPNGCGKSTLLKSIARLLKPKKGHIFYDKKDIYEYKPKEYSKLVSFVPQLTTYPTDVTVYEFVKMGRFPYSNFITTNEKEDKQKVEEALKYTDLTDLKDKYVDELSGGQKQRALLALALAQDTETVLLDEPTNHLDIKNQLEMIHLLHELNHTLKKTIILVIHDINHAMKFSDKIIIMNKGQIIGTGPTNDIVDEEIILKVFGVNASIIKSQDKKIISDYWIDSLQKLASYHKENKEETSSDQNKTKQNEKPNLVDKIKSNKKKIIK, from the coding sequence ATGTCGTTTATAAAAATAGAAAATATTAATTTAGAGTATGATAAAAAAAATAAAATTATTGAAAATTTAAGCATTGATATTGATAAAGGTGAATTTATTTCAATAATAGGTCCAAATGGTTGTGGGAAATCAACATTACTTAAATCCATAGCTAGATTATTAAAACCTAAAAAAGGTCATATCTTTTATGACAAGAAAGATATTTATGAATATAAACCAAAAGAATACTCAAAATTGGTTAGTTTTGTTCCTCAATTAACTACATATCCAACTGATGTGACTGTTTATGAATTTGTAAAAATGGGGAGATTCCCATATTCAAATTTCATAACAACTAATGAAAAAGAAGATAAACAAAAAGTTGAAGAAGCTTTGAAATATACAGATTTAACTGATTTAAAAGATAAATATGTAGATGAATTATCGGGTGGTCAAAAACAACGTGCTTTACTTGCTTTAGCATTGGCTCAAGATACTGAAACTGTTTTACTAGATGAACCAACAAATCACTTAGATATAAAAAACCAGTTAGAAATGATTCACTTATTACATGAGTTAAATCATACTTTAAAGAAAACTATTATTTTAGTTATTCACGATATAAATCATGCTATGAAATTTTCAGACAAAATAATCATTATGAACAAAGGCCAAATAATTGGAACTGGGCCAACAAATGACATAGTAGATGAAGAAATTATTTTAAAAGTTTTTGGGGTTAATGCATCAATTATTAAATCGCAAGATAAAAAAATTATTTCAGATTATTGAATAGATTCTCTTCAAAAACTTGCTTCTTATCACAAAGAAAATAAAGAAGAAACTTCAAGTGATCAAAATAAAACAAAACAAAATGAAAAACCCAATTTAGTAGATAAAATAAAATCAAATAAAAAGAAAATAATTAAATAA
- a CDS encoding iron ABC transporter permease has product MISKKAKKTKSTSIINIANNNLSTYKTNAFKFNLIKNKTINHLFKFVTIIILAVIVGILVLFITDIGFDEINAYINRKLIWVILLSSINLVISTFIVQTLTHNKLADTSVLGIGSINLVLLTIAILFLDISNKNSINTFNTILPFLYIAGSIIASLLIFGLSSKNKFEISKKFILAGILLNFAFSAVSTSVSTVLSSSKSNILSNYSSGLIEFKFDFYIYMAIALTLFSLIWFYSILRKYRIVTTNNIIANQLGINIRSIYWQGIIISAIMTATAFFLVGNVVFLGLVGANIALYLFKKDYKYGVVSSGLIGFIILGLTYFFNKNLIVNSQINTSTVIPLIATPYFLYLILKKN; this is encoded by the coding sequence ATGATAAGCAAGAAAGCAAAAAAAACAAAATCAACAAGCATCATAAACATAGCAAATAATAATTTGTCAACTTATAAAACAAATGCTTTTAAATTTAATTTGATTAAAAATAAAACTATTAATCATCTATTTAAATTTGTAACAATTATTATACTAGCAGTTATTGTAGGTATATTGGTTTTATTTATTACAGATATAGGCTTTGATGAAATTAATGCTTACATAAATAGAAAGTTAATATGAGTTATATTGTTATCATCAATTAACTTAGTTATATCAACTTTTATAGTTCAAACATTAACACATAATAAATTAGCTGACACATCAGTTTTAGGAATAGGAAGTATTAATTTAGTTTTACTAACAATAGCAATTTTATTTCTGGATATATCAAATAAAAATTCAATTAATACATTTAACACCATATTACCTTTTTTATATATAGCTGGATCAATAATTGCTTCGCTTTTAATATTTGGTTTAAGTTCAAAAAATAAATTTGAAATTAGCAAAAAATTTATCCTTGCAGGAATTTTATTAAATTTTGCTTTTTCTGCTGTTTCAACTTCAGTTTCAACTGTTTTATCTTCATCAAAATCTAACATATTATCAAATTACTCATCGGGCTTAATAGAATTTAAATTTGATTTCTATATCTATATGGCTATTGCATTAACACTATTTTCATTAATTTGATTTTATTCAATTTTAAGAAAATATAGAATTGTTACAACAAATAACATAATTGCAAATCAATTAGGTATTAACATTAGGTCAATTTATTGACAAGGAATTATCATAAGTGCAATTATGACAGCAACAGCTTTTTTTCTTGTTGGAAATGTTGTCTTTTTAGGTTTAGTTGGAGCAAACATAGCTTTATATCTTTTTAAAAAAGATTATAAATATGGAGTTGTATCTTCTGGTCTTATTGGATTCATCATATTAGGATTAACATATTTTTTCAATAAGAATTTAATTGTTAATTCTCAAATAAATACATCAACTGTTATTCCGTTAATAGCAACACCATATTTTTTATACTTAATACTGAAAAAAAATTAG
- a CDS encoding iron ABC transporter permease: MNRLIYKIEQSKFIKWNKKIRKTNKYKVIAIAIIFLIFVSIFIGLLCSYPYSSNTNIFNDPYKVIDKNLLPLLVGFLSGFSLSVAGCAMQGVSRNSLAGPTTLGFIPIATLGIFVVEVANLTKYTYLFYLFAFLFSLIALFVNFISIKYDKDSYKLVLVGLIFGAFISSLTAILQSYFSLSFGNVNIWIGQTQINYFLGSFKYERLIYSSIITLIGFVLVITHSKKLNIIESNLTLAMSLGINVRKVYWIMGLASILLTISAVNLIGSLVIIGIVMPHLARLILGTRNYYIVTPVSGFLTGTTIMIAMYINAIYNFGLNLYAVIVALPIFVYMMFVRKK, encoded by the coding sequence ATGAATAGATTAATCTACAAAATAGAACAGTCAAAATTTATTAAATGAAATAAAAAAATTAGAAAGACAAATAAATATAAAGTAATAGCAATAGCTATTATCTTTTTAATATTTGTCTCTATTTTTATTGGTTTGCTATGTTCATATCCATATAGTAGTAACACCAATATTTTTAATGATCCATATAAAGTTATTGATAAAAACCTTTTACCTTTATTAGTAGGTTTTTTATCAGGTTTTAGCTTATCAGTTGCTGGTTGTGCTATGCAAGGAGTGTCAAGGAATTCCTTAGCTGGTCCTACAACATTAGGTTTTATTCCAATCGCAACACTTGGTATATTTGTTGTTGAAGTAGCAAATTTAACTAAATACACTTACTTATTTTATTTATTTGCTTTTTTGTTTTCTTTAATTGCATTGTTTGTAAATTTCATATCAATTAAATATGATAAAGACAGTTATAAACTAGTTCTTGTTGGTTTAATTTTTGGAGCTTTTATTTCAAGTTTAACTGCTATATTACAATCATATTTCTCTTTATCTTTTGGAAATGTCAACATTTGAATAGGACAAACACAAATTAACTATTTTTTAGGAAGTTTTAAATATGAAAGATTAATATATAGTTCAATAATAACACTTATTGGATTTGTATTAGTTATCACACATTCGAAAAAATTAAATATTATAGAAAGTAATTTAACATTAGCTATGTCTTTAGGTATTAATGTTAGAAAAGTTTACTGAATTATGGGTTTAGCTTCAATTTTGCTAACAATATCTGCTGTTAATTTAATTGGTTCATTAGTTATTATTGGTATAGTTATGCCACATTTGGCAAGATTAATATTAGGAACTAGAAACTATTATATTGTCACACCAGTATCTGGATTTTTAACTGGTACTACAATTATGATTGCTATGTATATAAATGCTATATACAATTTTGGATTAAATCTATATGCTGTTATAGTAGCTTTACCAATATTTGTTTATATGATGTTTGTGAGGAAAAAATAA
- a CDS encoding FAD-dependent oxidoreductase encodes MKVIVLGSSHGGYEACNELLELHPNATVHWYEKGDFISFLSCGMQLYLEGVVKDVDTIRYSSETEMNSKGIKVFKSHEIKAIVPEQHTIEVLDLETNTIKKDTYDKLIISPGAVPRTLNVPGEDLENVYYMRGRNWAKKIRAKIEDSSVRDVVVIGSGYIGIEAAQSFAKANKNVTVIDITPTILPTYLDKEFTDVLQSEMEKHNVKFLLNESVVKFEGTTKLEAVVTNKSSVKADLVVIAAGVKPNTDWLKGTLELHPNGLIKTDEYMRTSAQDVFAVGDSTLIKFNPANIEMNIALATNARKQGRYAVKNLVEAKHKFPGVQGSSALSVFDYKFASTGVNEVFAKKLNMQIDSVLVHDWYKMSFVPEELKDKVMFKIIFDKNTKVVLGAQIMSKHDLTANINAMSLAIFNRMTVDQLAYADFFFQPEFDNPWNVINTAAMVASRKK; translated from the coding sequence ATGAAAGTTATTGTATTAGGATCATCTCATGGTGGTTATGAAGCTTGTAATGAATTATTAGAACTTCATCCAAATGCTACAGTTCACTGATATGAAAAAGGTGATTTTATATCATTTTTATCTTGTGGTATGCAACTTTATCTTGAAGGTGTAGTAAAAGATGTTGATACTATTAGATATTCAAGTGAAACTGAAATGAATTCTAAAGGTATTAAAGTATTTAAATCTCATGAAATAAAAGCAATAGTTCCAGAACAACACACAATTGAAGTGTTAGATTTAGAAACAAATACTATTAAAAAAGATACTTATGATAAATTAATCATAAGTCCTGGTGCTGTTCCAAGAACATTAAATGTTCCAGGTGAAGATCTAGAAAATGTTTACTACATGAGAGGAAGAAATTGAGCTAAAAAAATTAGAGCTAAAATTGAAGATTCTAGTGTAAGAGATGTTGTTGTAATTGGTAGTGGATATATTGGTATTGAAGCTGCACAATCATTTGCAAAAGCTAATAAAAATGTTACAGTTATTGATATTACTCCAACAATTCTTCCAACATATTTAGATAAAGAATTCACTGATGTTTTACAAAGTGAAATGGAAAAACACAATGTTAAATTTTTATTAAATGAAAGTGTTGTTAAGTTTGAAGGTACTACTAAACTTGAAGCAGTTGTTACAAATAAGAGTTCAGTTAAAGCAGATCTTGTTGTTATAGCAGCTGGTGTTAAACCAAACACTGACTGATTGAAAGGTACTTTAGAATTACATCCTAATGGGCTAATTAAAACTGATGAATACATGAGAACAAGTGCTCAAGATGTATTTGCAGTTGGGGATTCTACATTAATTAAATTTAATCCAGCAAATATTGAAATGAATATTGCTTTAGCTACAAATGCTAGAAAACAAGGTAGATATGCTGTTAAGAATTTAGTTGAAGCAAAACACAAATTCCCTGGTGTTCAAGGTTCATCAGCTTTATCAGTATTTGATTATAAATTTGCATCTACTGGTGTTAATGAAGTTTTTGCTAAAAAACTTAATATGCAAATTGATAGTGTATTAGTTCATGACTGATACAAGATGAGTTTTGTTCCAGAAGAATTAAAAGATAAAGTTATGTTTAAAATAATTTTTGATAAAAATACTAAAGTTGTTTTAGGTGCTCAAATAATGTCTAAACATGATTTAACAGCTAACATAAATGCTATGTCTTTAGCTATCTTTAATAGAATGACAGTAGATCAATTAGCGTATGCTGACTTCTTTTTCCAACCAGAATTTGACAATCCATGAAATGTAATTAATACTGCAGCAATGGTTGCGTCAAGAAAAAAATAA
- a CDS encoding AAA family ATPase produces the protein MFTNRKKIKDYVGELIDERILTVSRDIIEHVETGISSKELKATLESMNIREIELAGAKKQHFLFEKVLKLVAADFHVYLYSMPGAGKTYMAQEIAKSLNLDFYFSGAILEPYKLLGFKSAKGDYIETDFYKCFKNGGLFLFDEMDASNPEALIIINSALANKFLDFPNGRVTAHEKFRLIAAGNTNGLDIGAGFTARQQLDIATLDRFVFLEMPYDEKLEERFARGYVNGKHYFDRFIMARRIAQPEKLPIICSTRALILGLRLTQPLTTKSGIKSLNFSWKEAFEMTILKNALPKVKDRILSLIEEAEQKARSQRNASEQEATQQSTIQKSSTVASKTTRSSGTSSTSAKTTTSVAKKK, from the coding sequence ATGTTTACAAATAGAAAAAAAATAAAAGATTATGTTGGTGAACTTATTGATGAAAGAATATTAACTGTCTCTCGTGATATTATTGAACACGTTGAAACAGGAATTTCTTCAAAAGAACTTAAAGCTACTCTAGAATCAATGAACATTAGAGAAATTGAACTAGCTGGAGCTAAAAAACAACACTTTCTTTTTGAAAAAGTGCTAAAGTTGGTGGCAGCTGATTTCCATGTATATTTATACTCTATGCCAGGTGCTGGTAAAACCTACATGGCTCAAGAAATTGCTAAATCATTAAATTTAGATTTCTATTTTAGTGGTGCAATTCTTGAACCATATAAATTATTAGGTTTTAAAAGTGCTAAAGGTGATTATATTGAAACCGATTTTTATAAGTGTTTCAAAAATGGTGGTCTATTTTTATTTGATGAAATGGATGCATCAAATCCAGAAGCATTAATTATTATTAACTCTGCGTTAGCAAATAAATTCTTAGATTTTCCTAATGGTAGAGTTACAGCTCATGAAAAATTTAGATTAATAGCAGCAGGTAACACTAATGGTTTAGATATTGGTGCTGGTTTTACAGCTCGTCAACAATTAGATATTGCCACTTTAGATAGATTTGTATTTTTAGAAATGCCATATGACGAAAAGCTTGAAGAAAGATTTGCTAGAGGATATGTTAATGGTAAACACTATTTTGATAGATTTATAATGGCTAGAAGAATAGCACAACCTGAAAAATTACCAATTATTTGTTCAACTAGAGCTTTAATTTTAGGATTAAGGTTAACACAACCTTTAACAACTAAAAGTGGTATTAAATCTTTGAATTTTAGTTGAAAAGAAGCTTTTGAAATGACAATTTTAAAAAATGCACTTCCAAAAGTTAAAGATAGAATATTATCATTAATTGAAGAAGCAGAACAAAAAGCGCGTTCTCAAAGAAATGCTTCTGAACAAGAGGCAACTCAACAATCAACTATTCAAAAAAGTTCAACAGTTGCAAGTAAAACCACTAGAAGTTCAGGAACTAGTTCAACAAGTGCAAAAACAACAACATCGGTTGCTAAGAAAAAATAA